The Channa argus isolate prfri chromosome 13, Channa argus male v1.0, whole genome shotgun sequence DNA window ATTTTCTTATTAACCACCATATCACCCTTTCCCTATCTCCACTGCAGATGAGGGCCCATCCCTTCCTACCAAGCAGAACGAGGAGTTCCGCCCTTTCATCAGGAGGTTGCCTGAATTCAAATTTTGGTGAGTCCTCCACATGGTCTCGGTGCCTATACTCTCATCCTCAGAGAGGTTGCAAATTATATGCTTTCCAATGACTTGTGTGGTCCAAGGTTAAGTCATGCAAAGCTCATTTGTAAAAGGATGTAGGATTATAGTATAAACCAAAGACTTTGGTTAGAATTAATCTGTGTATTTGCTTGTGACCCTATGTGATCTAttaatcttttaaaagaaacctTTGGTAATTTcctaaaacaacagcaaagagaaaaaaaacgcATAAAGTAACTAAGACAATCAATGACTTTCCTCTATATCTGTCGGTCTGAAATCAGGATTAGCTTATTTGTCTTGTGTTAAAGACCTCcatttttatctaaaaataattaaaaaacactgtagcAAACTACATTGTTTCTTCAATCTAAGCAATGTGGTTGAgagataaaggaaaaaaatactatatatatattttacagcGTTATGAAGTAAGCAAGAATCACCTGCTAAAAAAAACCTAAGAATTTGCAATCAGGGTATGTGCAGATGCTTATGACGCTCTGTAGGCTCTTTTGGCTGTGTATTTCCTTGCTTTTACTTTCATAATTTTGCcgctttaattaattaatttttatgccttttgtactttaatgcacaaattgttaagttaaaaattaaaagttctTGGTTTGCCACCATATTTTCTTTTGATGCAAGAACAAAAGAACTTTTTGTTTTCGCATGATTTAGGAATAGCATCTTCCAGTCATTCCCAACAGGTTTCTACGTTACTGTTGCCTACAGTTTATGCAGTCATCAGGTTTGTGTTTCTTCCAGATTGCCAGAGACTATAAATCTGTGATAATCTTCATGTGAGAACCATCCTGACTTTGACAATGTTTGCTAGTCTTAAGGTGTGATATACGAATATTGATTAGTGacctgtgtgaatgtgattggtGTTCCTGTAAAAGAGAGGTGGTGTCTAAGTGAaactacaaataacaaataagaGTTAAAACATtgttcttaattttattttgatagttATCTCTGTGAGTTATCAGATTTGTTACATAGACACAAATGGTATATGCACAGGACAAATATCcttattatatatttaagatCTTGTTTCTTTGTGGatgttttaaatatcttttaaaagtattaaatatatttttaaaaagtttgctGATAGCCGATACAATCACTCTGAGCATTCGgggcaacattttgttttgatcaaTGTTTCAAACAAGCTGTGTGAAATAAAGACACGTTACTCagtggagtggtgtgtctggctgaataaaataGACAGACAGACTAATCTAGGTTGCAGACTGAGGAATACTAATGTGAGTAGAGACAGATCATTGCTTGTGTTAGCATCTGTATAGGGATTGTTGGTGACATTGTTAATTTAGACAATGACAGGAAGTTCTTTTTTCAAGACCAGGTCACAGAAACCATTATTGTATTCAGATGcttttttgctctttcattCACCTGTCTTGTGGGACCGACACAATGTACAAATAGTACATGCCCAGTACGTGACAGAGTAGTGCATGTTTTTGCTTACACAATGTTTCAAATGTGACGAGTGTTTTTAATAaggttattttatttcttttgccaGGCATTCAGCAACAAAGGGCATAGTCATTGCCatgatttgcacattttttgaaGCCTTCAATGTTCCAGTGTTTTGGCCTATTCTTGTAATGTACTTCATCATGCTCTTCTGCATCACAATGAAGAGGCAGATAAAGGTAAAAAGTATTTATATGCTAGCAATATATagcaaatatacatatatactcacacacacatacatatatttttttagcgTTTTTCtattgttcattgttttattttttgttttgtttttttactaattctctttctttctttttcttctctagCATATGGTCAAGTACAGATACCTACCCTTCACACATGGGAAGAGGACGTACAAAGGCAAGGAAGACACAGGGAAAACGTTTGCTAGTTAAAACTTCCCACCAAACCTTTACCTTCTTCTCATTTGAAATTTATCAGTCACAGCTTATGGGGTGTGGCAAGGgttagagatttttttttggtgggaCAGTAATGTGAAAGTATAACACGACAAAAGTTTTGATCCATTGTTCACAGTGTTGTGACTATATGAGCAGCATGGATCAAATTATTTTGGTGATTTTGCCTTTGTTTATTACCTGATCCTCATTTTAGGATTGGTCTGCATTTATTCAGTAATAGGTAAGACTCAGTGCTGCCTTTATACCCTATAGGGTAAGTGTAATGTCATCCAGAAGGCATCACAGTGAAATAAATtgcaaggatttt harbors:
- the rer1 gene encoding protein RER1, producing the protein MSEGDSVGESIHGKPSVVAAFFTRVGQLYQSWLDKSTPFYAVRWAVTLLLTAVYMIRVYILQGWYIVTYALGIYHLNLFIAFLSPKVDPSLLDEDEGPSLPTKQNEEFRPFIRRLPEFKFWHSATKGIVIAMICTFFEAFNVPVFWPILVMYFIMLFCITMKRQIKHMVKYRYLPFTHGKRTYKGKEDTGKTFAS